A DNA window from Brassica napus cultivar Da-Ae chromosome C1, Da-Ae, whole genome shotgun sequence contains the following coding sequences:
- the LOC125580023 gene encoding vacuolar-processing enzyme delta-isozyme-like, translated as MSFLGHFQVLVFLYALLLFSAESRKPQLFDTESSADDGAEHENYGDKVDARDIPLLYLVTKIQNAHVGSPQRQEAQKNLLEEINHRKQIDQNIVEILRLSLKQTDVLDLLTSTRTTGQPVVDDWDCYKTLVKSFKNQCGAKMEYDMKYAGALANICNMGVDVKQSVAAIEKACAH; from the exons ATGTCTTTTCTTGGTCATTTTCaagttcttgtttttctttatgctcttcttcttttctcagCAGAATCCCGCAAACCCCAACTATTTGATACAGAATCTAGCGCTGATGATGGTGCAGAACACGAAAACTACGGGGATAAG GTCGATGCGCGAGATATCCCTCTGTTATATCTCGTGACGAAG ATTCAAAACGCTCATGTGGGGTCACCTCAAAGACAAGAAGCTCAGAAGAATCTGCTTGAGGAAATAAATCACAGGAAACAAATCGATCAGAACATTGTAGAGATTCTTAGACTTTCACTCAAACAAACCGATGTCTTAGATCTCTTAACTTCCACAAGAACAACAGGACAACCTGTTGTAGATGATTGGGACTGCTACAAGACTCTG GTTAAAAGTTTCAAGAATCAATGTGGAGCAAAGATGGAATATGATATGAAGTACGCAGGAGCACTTGCCAATATCTGCAATATGGGAGTGGATGTGAAGCAAAGTGTTGCAGCAATTGAAAAAGCTTGTGCCCATTAA
- the LOC106356289 gene encoding vacuolar-processing enzyme delta-isozyme-like isoform X1: MSFLGHFQIFLFLYALLLISAQSRKTEHDTESSDDGAEGQRWAVLVAGSKEYENYRHQADICHAYQILRKGGLKDENIIVFMFDDIALNPKNPKRGVIINRPGGEDVYQGVPKDYTGEAVNVENFLNVILGNESGVTGGSGKVVKSGPNDNIFIYYADHGATGFMSMPTGEALYAEDFIKVLERMHLLKRYKKMVIYIEACESGSMFEGLLKTNLNIYAVTASSAEESCSGIYCGYTYPPSPPEYNGLCLGDEFSVSWLEDSELHDMRKETLKQQYQVVKRRTRSSHVCRFGSEELLNDYLVSYIGTNPENKNFSLAALTASQISNLSLVNTREIPLLYLRKKIQNAPVGSPQRQEAQKNLLEEINHRKQIDQNIIEILRLSLKQTDVLDLLTSTRTTGQPVVDDWDCYKTLVTTPYQLLLLVFHLKTLKTNIY, from the exons ATGTCTTTTCTTGGCCACtttcaaatttttctttttctttatgctTTGCTTCTTATCTCAGCACAATCTCGCAAAACCGAACATGATACTGAATCTAGTGACGATGGTGCAGAAGGACAACGATGGGCGGTTCTAGTGGCTGGTTCTAAAGAATATGAAAACTATAGGCATCag GCTGACATATGCCATGCGTATCAAATACTGCGTAAAGGAGGTCTAAAAGATGAAAACATAATAGTGTTTATGTTTGACGATATTGCCTTAAATCCTAAGAATCCCAAGCGTGGAGTAATCATTAACAGACCCGGGGGAGAGGATGTTTATCAAGGAGTTCCTAAG GACTACACGGGAGAAGCTGTGAATGTAGAGAACTTTTTAAATGTGATACTTGGAAACGAGAGTGGCGTCACAGGAGGAAGTGGAAAAGTTGTGAAAAGTGGTCCGAATGACAATATATTCATCTACTATGCTGACCATGGAGCTACAGGGTTTATGT CGATGCCCACTGGTGAAGCACTCTATGCAGAAGATTTCATCAAAGTCTTGGAGAGGATGCACTTGCTAAAAAGATACAAGAAGATG GTGATATATATTGAAGCTTGTGAATCTGGAAGCATGTTTGAAGGGCTGTTAAAGACAAATCTTAATATATACGCAGTGACTGCTTCTAGTGCAGAAGAGAGCTGCTCTGGTATCTACTGTGGTTATACATATCCTCCTTCTCCTCCTGAGTATAATGGTCTTTGTCTCGGCGACGAATTTAGTGTCTCTTGGCTTGAGGACag CGAACTTCATGACATGAGAAAAGAGACTTTGAAGCAGCAATACCAAGTTGTAAAGAGAAGAACAAGATCTTCTCATGTCTGCCGTTTTGGATCAGAGGAGCTTCTTAATGACTATCTCGTCTCTTACATTGGCACCAATcctgaaaacaaaaacttcaGTCTAGCTGCATTGACCGCCTCACAAATCTCTAACCTAAGCTTGGTCAATACACGTGAGATACCTCTGTTATATCTCCGGAAGAAG ATTCAAAACGCTCCTGTGGGGTCACCTCAAAGACAAGAAGCTCAGAAGAATCTGCTTGAGGAAATCAATCACAGGAAACAAATCGATCAGAACATTATAGAGATTCTTAGACTTTCACTCAAACAAACCGATGTCTTAGATCTCTTAACTTCCACAAGAACAACAGGACAACCTGTTGTAGATGATTGGGACTGCTACAAGACTCTGGTAACAACCCCTTATCAATTATTGTTACTTGTGTTCCACTTAAAGAcccttaaaacaaatatatattga
- the LOC106356289 gene encoding vacuolar-processing enzyme delta-isozyme-like isoform X2 encodes MSFLGHFQIFLFLYALLLISAQSRKTEHDTESSDDGAEGQRWAVLVAGSKEYENYRHQADICHAYQILRKGGLKDENIIVFMFDDIALNPKNPKRGVIINRPGGEDVYQGVPKDYTGEAVNVENFLNVILGNESGVTGGSGKVVKSGPNDNIFIYYADHGATGFMSMPTGEALYAEDFIKVLERMHLLKRYKKMVIYIEACESGSMFEGLLKTNLNIYAVTASSAEESCSGIYCGYTYPPSPPEYNGLCLGDEFSVSWLEDSELHDMRKETLKQQYQVVKRRTRSSHVCRFGSEELLNDYLVSYIGTNPENKNFSLAALTASQISNLSLVNTREIPLLYLRKKIQNAPVG; translated from the exons ATGTCTTTTCTTGGCCACtttcaaatttttctttttctttatgctTTGCTTCTTATCTCAGCACAATCTCGCAAAACCGAACATGATACTGAATCTAGTGACGATGGTGCAGAAGGACAACGATGGGCGGTTCTAGTGGCTGGTTCTAAAGAATATGAAAACTATAGGCATCag GCTGACATATGCCATGCGTATCAAATACTGCGTAAAGGAGGTCTAAAAGATGAAAACATAATAGTGTTTATGTTTGACGATATTGCCTTAAATCCTAAGAATCCCAAGCGTGGAGTAATCATTAACAGACCCGGGGGAGAGGATGTTTATCAAGGAGTTCCTAAG GACTACACGGGAGAAGCTGTGAATGTAGAGAACTTTTTAAATGTGATACTTGGAAACGAGAGTGGCGTCACAGGAGGAAGTGGAAAAGTTGTGAAAAGTGGTCCGAATGACAATATATTCATCTACTATGCTGACCATGGAGCTACAGGGTTTATGT CGATGCCCACTGGTGAAGCACTCTATGCAGAAGATTTCATCAAAGTCTTGGAGAGGATGCACTTGCTAAAAAGATACAAGAAGATG GTGATATATATTGAAGCTTGTGAATCTGGAAGCATGTTTGAAGGGCTGTTAAAGACAAATCTTAATATATACGCAGTGACTGCTTCTAGTGCAGAAGAGAGCTGCTCTGGTATCTACTGTGGTTATACATATCCTCCTTCTCCTCCTGAGTATAATGGTCTTTGTCTCGGCGACGAATTTAGTGTCTCTTGGCTTGAGGACag CGAACTTCATGACATGAGAAAAGAGACTTTGAAGCAGCAATACCAAGTTGTAAAGAGAAGAACAAGATCTTCTCATGTCTGCCGTTTTGGATCAGAGGAGCTTCTTAATGACTATCTCGTCTCTTACATTGGCACCAATcctgaaaacaaaaacttcaGTCTAGCTGCATTGACCGCCTCACAAATCTCTAACCTAAGCTTGGTCAATACACGTGAGATACCTCTGTTATATCTCCGGAAGAAG ATTCAAAACGCTCCTGTGGGGTAA